In Carassius auratus strain Wakin unplaced genomic scaffold, ASM336829v1 scaf_tig00000876, whole genome shotgun sequence, the following proteins share a genomic window:
- the LOC113069121 gene encoding U8 snoRNA-decapping enzyme, which translates to MAEQITREDALTREGHRHACHIMLYGDSSAKLFGKIPIKHIVLMQMRFDGLLGFPGGLVNPSEETLEAGLIRELHEEVGVAVPVGVDNHVSSCLSPSCPRLITHFYIKKMAEPELKELERAAVATATDHGLEVLGMVRVPLYFLKNGGGLPYFLSHSFISNSRAQLLSALQSCGLLSQGELEKAVRQAQQMRRTHSGDPH; encoded by the exons ATGGCGGAACAGATCACGAGAGAAGATGCGTTGACACGGGAGGGCCACAGACACGCGTGTCACATTATGTTGTACGGAGACTCTAGTGCCAAACTCTTCGGGAAAATCCCAATCAAACATATAGTACTG ATGCAGATGCGTTTTGATGGCTTGCTCGGTTTCCCAGGGGG aTTGGTGAACCCGTCTGAGGAGACGCTGGAGGCGGGGCTTATCAGAGAGCTCCACGAGGAAGTGGGCGTGGCTGTGCCTGTGGGCGTGGACAATCACGTGTCCTCTTGCCTTTCTCCATCCTGTCCTCGGCTCATCACACACTTCTACATCAAGAAGATGGCAGAGCCAGAGCTGAAAGAGCTAGAGAGAGCAGCTGTAGCTACAGCCACAGACCATGGTTTAGAG GTGTTAGGTATGGTCAGAGTGCCGCTCTACTTTCTCAAGAATGGAGGTGGTCTCCCTTATTTCCTGTCCCACTCGTTCATCAGTAACTCTCGGGCCCAGCTGCTCTCTGCCCTGCAGAGCTGCGGGCTGTTGTCCCAGGGGGAGCTGGAGAAGGCTGTGAGACAGGCTCAGCAGATGAGACGCACACACAGTGGTGATCCACACTGA